A segment of the Micromonospora sediminicola genome:
GCTGGCCGTCATCGAGCAGGACGCCACCCGGGGCGTACCGGAGACGGTGGTGGCCGGGGGCCGCTGGCACGCCGGCTACCCGGGCGCGCCGGCGGCCTGGACCGACGTCACCGACGTGCGCGCGGACTGGCTGGCCCGGCTGGACACGGTCGAGGTGAGCTGGGTCGACGGGCACACCCTGACGGTGACCGCGCGCAGCCCGTACCCCGGTTTCGCGACGGCGGCCGGGCCGGTCCGCCTGGCCGCCGGGCCGGTCGCCGGCGCCACCCGGCTGGACGCGACCGACCCGAGCGGTCGGACCGTGCGCACCGACTTCCCGGTCGACCGGCTCCTCGCGGTCGGCGCGGCCAGCGGCCAGCGCCACCCGGTGCGGACCGAGGTGGACGGCGGTCACGGCCGTGGGTCCGCGCCGGTACGCGCGCCCCGGCTCGCCGCCGGCCGTCCCCGGGTGCTGCGCCACGGCGCCCGGCTGTACGGGGTGGCCGCGACCGTCGACCCGCGCACCGGCCAGCTCGTCCTGTCGGTGGTACCGGTGACCGTGGGGCAGGTGGTCGGTCGGCTGCGTCGGCGGTGGCAGCGGCGCCCGACCGGCCCGGCGATGCCGGCCCGCACGACGGTGCGGGCCGCGCCCCGCGCCGGCACGGCGGTCGAGCGCAGCGGCAACCACGCCGAGCCGGGGCCGGCGCAGGTCGGCCGGGTGACCGTCACCTCCTGAGCCGGGCGGGCTCAGCGGGCGGGTCGGAAACCCTGGTCGAGCGGCATCGGGACCTGGAGGTAGGTGCTGCCGCGCAGGTCCAGCCAGGCCCGCTCCGGCGCGCGGACCAGCCGCACCATCACGCCGGTGCAGGTGGGGCACCGGCCGATCAGGCCCGGCGCGTGCGAGTAGACGTGCAGGCCGGCCATCGGGCCGGTCGTCCCGCAGGTGTCGCACCGCCCGGTGGTGCTGCTCAGGTCGACCGCGAAGAGTTCGCGCAGCGGCCCGTCGAGCATGTTGCCGTCCAGGTAGGACATGTCCGTCATGCGCTCTCCTCGGATCGTCAGCCGGTCGGGCCGAAGCGCTCGGTCCGGACCCGCCGGGTCGGGTGGCCCAGCCCCACCAGCAGGTCGGCCACGGTCTCGACGAAGCCGGTGGGGCCGCAGACGTAGCAGAGCGGCTCCAGGTCGGGCGGCCAGCCGTGGCTGTTCACGTCGGCCAGGCCGATCCGGTGCGGTTCGCCCCGCCAGCCGTCGGGCGCCTGCCTGGTGTAGACGTACGCGACGTCCAGGCCCTGGTCGTCGCGGGCCCGGCGGCGCAGCTCGTCGGCGTAGATCACGTCGTCGGGGGTGCGCACCGAGTAGATCAACCGGAACGGGACCCGGCTGCCCGCGGCCCGGCGCGCCCGGACCATGGCCATCAGCGGCACCACCCCGGAACCACCGCCCACCAGCAGCACCGGCGCGGTCTCGTCGGTGCGCCAGACGAACCAGCCGCCGACCGGTCCGCGCACCTCCACCGGGTCGCCCTCGGCGTAGGTGTCGACCAGGTAGGGCGACACCTCGCCGTCGGGCACCCGCTGCACGGTCACCTCGATCCGCTCCCCCTCGGCCGGACCGGCCAGCGAGTAGGAGCGGGCAGCCTGGTAGCCGTCGGGAGCGGTCAGGCGCAGGTCGACGTGCTGGCCGGGCAGGTGCCCCGGCCAGCCGGGCACGTCCAGCACCAGCGTCTGCGCGGTCGGCGTCTCGATCCGCCGCTCGACCAGTCGGGCCACCCGCCAGGTCAGCGGCGCGACCCGACGGCCGGTGGCCGGGGCCGCCACCTCAGTCGCCCTGGTAGCGCTGCTCGCGCCACGGGTCGCCGTAGTCGTGGTAGCCGGCGGTCTCCCAGAAACCCGGCCGGTCGTCGACGAGCAGCCGGATCCCGTGCACCCACTTGGCGGACTTCCACAGGTAGAGGTGCGGGACGAGCAGCCGGGCCGGGCCGCCGTGCTCGGCCGGCAGCGGGCCGCCGTCGTAGGTGTGCACCACCCAGGCCCGCCCGCCACGCAGGTCGTCCAGCGGCAGGTTGGTGGTGTAGCCGCCGTAGGAGTGGGCCAGGGCGTAGCGGGCGCCGGTGTCGACGCCGTCGAGCAGCGTGTCGAGTGAGACGCCCTGCCAGGTGGTGCCGAGCTTGGACCAGCGGGTGACGCAGTGCAGGTCCACGGTCGGGGTGTCCTGCGGCAGGCCCATCAGCTCGTCCCACGACCAGCGGTACTCCGCGCCGGTTTCGCTGGTCAGGACGAACTCCCAGGTGTCCAGCTTCACCCGGGGTGTCGGGCCGGCGGAGAGCACCGGGAAGTCCTCGGTGAGGTACTGCCCCGGCGGCAGGTCGGGTGCGGACGAACGGGGCCGGCCCTGGAAGCCCGGCGAGACGATTCCCACCCGTCAGTCGTACCACTCCCGACCGTGCCGGGGCAGTGCTTCAGCGGGAGTGCCCGCCGGGGCCGCCGCCCTGCACCTCGTGCACGACGGTGCGGTCGCCGTCGCCGCTGTCCCGGGTGGCCCGCAGGCTGGTGATGGTGACGACCACAAGGACACCGATGATGACGCCGAGCGAGGCGAGCGTCGGGATCTCCGGGACGCCCTTCCAGATGCCGTGCGCCCAGTGCAGGCCGAGCTTGAGCCCGATGAAGGCGAGGATGACCGCCAGGCCGTAGCTGAGGTGCACCAGCCGGCTCAGCGCGGCGTGCAGCACGAAGTAGAGCGCCCGCAGGCCCAGCAGCGCGAAGGCGTTGGTGGCGAAGACCAGGTACGGGTCCTCGGTGATGCCGTAGACGGCGGGCACCGAGTCGACCGCGAAGACCACGTCGGTGGCGAGCACCGCGACCACGACCAGCGCGAACGGGGTGAGCGCCCGCCGGCCGCCCTGCCGGATCGTCATCCGGGTGCCGTGGTAGTCGTCGACGACGGGCATCACCTTGCGCAGCAGCTTCACCGACCGCATCTTGTTGATGTCGACCTCCTGCTCGTGCCCGGAGAGGGCGTCGCGCAGCAGCTTGACCGCGGTGGCGATCAGGATGAGGGCGAAGAGCAGGAAGGCGAAGTCGAGCGTCTGCAGGGCGGCGGCGCCCAGCGCGATGAAGACGGCGCGCAGCACGAGCGCGCCGGCGATGCCGTAGAGCAGCACCCGCTGGGCGAGCACGGCCGGCACCGCGAACGCGGCCAGCAGCAGCATGAAGACGAAGAGGTTGTCGACCGAGAGCGACTTCTCGACCAGGTAACCGGTGAGGTACTCGATGCCCTGCTGG
Coding sequences within it:
- a CDS encoding sulfite oxidase-like oxidoreductase, producing MGIVSPGFQGRPRSSAPDLPPGQYLTEDFPVLSAGPTPRVKLDTWEFVLTSETGAEYRWSWDELMGLPQDTPTVDLHCVTRWSKLGTTWQGVSLDTLLDGVDTGARYALAHSYGGYTTNLPLDDLRGGRAWVVHTYDGGPLPAEHGGPARLLVPHLYLWKSAKWVHGIRLLVDDRPGFWETAGYHDYGDPWREQRYQGD
- a CDS encoding DUF6510 family protein, coding for MTDMSYLDGNMLDGPLRELFAVDLSSTTGRCDTCGTTGPMAGLHVYSHAPGLIGRCPTCTGVMVRLVRAPERAWLDLRGSTYLQVPMPLDQGFRPAR
- a CDS encoding TerC/Alx family metal homeostasis membrane protein; protein product: MSELSYLSAAELSSVGTPTLWAVTIAGVLALLVLDFLVTRKPHEVSIREALGWSAFYIALPLAFGAWIWSRYGGQQGIEYLTGYLVEKSLSVDNLFVFMLLLAAFAVPAVLAQRVLLYGIAGALVLRAVFIALGAAALQTLDFAFLLFALILIATAVKLLRDALSGHEQEVDINKMRSVKLLRKVMPVVDDYHGTRMTIRQGGRRALTPFALVVVAVLATDVVFAVDSVPAVYGITEDPYLVFATNAFALLGLRALYFVLHAALSRLVHLSYGLAVILAFIGLKLGLHWAHGIWKGVPEIPTLASLGVIIGVLVVVTITSLRATRDSGDGDRTVVHEVQGGGPGGHSR
- a CDS encoding ferredoxin reductase, producing the protein MAAPATGRRVAPLTWRVARLVERRIETPTAQTLVLDVPGWPGHLPGQHVDLRLTAPDGYQAARSYSLAGPAEGERIEVTVQRVPDGEVSPYLVDTYAEGDPVEVRGPVGGWFVWRTDETAPVLLVGGGSGVVPLMAMVRARRAAGSRVPFRLIYSVRTPDDVIYADELRRRARDDQGLDVAYVYTRQAPDGWRGEPHRIGLADVNSHGWPPDLEPLCYVCGPTGFVETVADLLVGLGHPTRRVRTERFGPTG